Within the Gammaproteobacteria bacterium genome, the region TGATTTCCAAAGAGCCCGCACGTGCCGCTTACGAGCTGGTCAAACGCGAGCTTGGCGACTTTCCGGTTTCAGCCGTTATCTACACGCATTCGCACGCGGATCATTTTGGTGGAGTTCGCGGTCTGATATCTGAAGAAGATGTGGCCAATGGTGTAAAAATTATTGCGCCATTGAATTTCACCCTGGAGACCGTGAGTGAATCGATCCTGGCCGGCAACCAAATGACGCGCCGCGCGAGTTATATGTTTGGCAGTCTGTTACCACGTTCACCGACCGGGTCGGTGGGGGTTGGATTGGGGCCAGCCATTTCCAGTGGCGGCATGGGCATGATCGCACCAAGCGACGAGATTACACACACTGGCCAGAAAATGACGGTCGATGGAATCGAGTTTGAATTCCTGCTGGCCCTGGGTGCCGAAGCGCCGTCCGAGTTCATGTTCTACTTGCCCCAGTTCAAAGCATTTTGTCAGGCGGAAATTATTAATCACACATTGCATAACCTGTACACGCCACGCGGCGCCAAAGTTCGCGACGGCCGTATCTGGAGTAAATACATTGACGAAGCCATTGTGATGTTTGCTGACAAAACCGAGGTGTCTTTTGGTTCCCATCACTGGCCAACCTGGGGACAAGAAAAAATTGTGGATTTCTGGTCGGGTCAACGCGACCTGTATCGCTTTATTCATGACCAGACCTTGCGCCTGGCCAATCACGGCTACACCATGCACGAAATTCCCGAGTTATTGAATATGCCCGATGGCATTGCAAAGTCTTTTGCGAACCGGGATTACTACGGAACACTAAGCCACAACTCCAAAGCCCAGTACCAATTGTATTTTGGGTATTTTGACGGTAATCCGGCCAATCTTGATCCACTCAGTCCGGTGGATGAAGGCAAAAAGTTTGTCGAGTATATGGGTGGTGCGGAAAAAGTTATTGCAAAAGCCCAAGGTGATTTTGATAAAGGCGAATTCCGTTTCGCTGCCACCGCTCTGAATCACGTTATTTTTGCACAACCGGACAACAAACAAGCCGCGGACTTATTGGCAAAAACCTATCAACAGCTTGCTTATATGGCGGAATCAGGCTCCTGGAGAAACTTTTACTTAAGTGCCGCGGTAGAACTTCAAAACGGCATTATAGATTTGCCAACACCCAAAGCTGGTGGCCCGGATCTGGTTAAGGCTGTTCCACTGGATCTGTTCTTTGACACCATGGCAGTCAAACTGGATGCCAATAAAGCGAAAAATAAAAATTGGCGTTTTAATTTTGAATTAACCGACACCGGTGAAAAAGCCTTAATGATCGTGAGTAACGGAACTCTGCATCACCGCATGAATGCCAGCGATGAAAATGCCAATGCGACCATCAAAATGACTCGCGCCGCACTCGACCTGCTCAGTCTGAAACAAAAAACCTTCAGAGAACTGTCTAAAGAAGGAATGGCGTCCTACGAAGGCAACCCGCTGGCCCTGCGTTCTTTCTTCGGCATGCTGGATGATTTTGAATTCTGGTTCGAGATTGTGAGGCCCTAAGCTTGTTACTGGATTCAGGAATGACGGCGATGGTTAATGCCGGATGCTGAATAACACTTGTTATTCAATATTCCAGTTTCATAATTCAAGATCTAGGTTTCTTTACTCTCG harbors:
- a CDS encoding MBL fold metallo-hydrolase; its protein translation is MPNLKIVLALSTLLIFSCSKAPEIGDDEKIAKAESMLAQMDAQEVYVSDAVRTHHRKIKQELDFNNKADYAAAERGFIATMEKTEILNANGMPAYDIGAFDFIQGEAPDSVNPSLWRQGELTAKHGLFKVMDGIYQVRNFDLSNISFIRGESGWIVVDPLISKEPARAAYELVKRELGDFPVSAVIYTHSHADHFGGVRGLISEEDVANGVKIIAPLNFTLETVSESILAGNQMTRRASYMFGSLLPRSPTGSVGVGLGPAISSGGMGMIAPSDEITHTGQKMTVDGIEFEFLLALGAEAPSEFMFYLPQFKAFCQAEIINHTLHNLYTPRGAKVRDGRIWSKYIDEAIVMFADKTEVSFGSHHWPTWGQEKIVDFWSGQRDLYRFIHDQTLRLANHGYTMHEIPELLNMPDGIAKSFANRDYYGTLSHNSKAQYQLYFGYFDGNPANLDPLSPVDEGKKFVEYMGGAEKVIAKAQGDFDKGEFRFAATALNHVIFAQPDNKQAADLLAKTYQQLAYMAESGSWRNFYLSAAVELQNGIIDLPTPKAGGPDLVKAVPLDLFFDTMAVKLDANKAKNKNWRFNFELTDTGEKALMIVSNGTLHHRMNASDENANATIKMTRAALDLLSLKQKTFRELSKEGMASYEGNPLALRSFFGMLDDFEFWFEIVRP